GTGAGGAGAAATTCATCTTGTGGGTATTTGAGTTTCCACAATTACATGGTGACATCATATGTTGGCTATCCGATATGTTGAGGTGGTTTGTACATTTGGAAGATGGtttacttttcttttgttgGCCCAAGTTTATCGGTTTGCTTGCTGATACAAGCGGCAGTCTTTTAATCTGACCGAAACAAACTTAAGTTTATAAAACTGTGTTTGTGACTAGATGGTGGTAGGTTTGAATCCCCATTCTGACTAGGGACCGTAACCTTCACAAAGGCTCTTGTATTACATACTCTTCAGTAGCCAACAGCAGACTGTGGCTGAAATGGGCCACTCTCAAATGTGAATGTGTATATTCACAAAGGTGAGGCAGGGTAATGTTGAAAAAGCAGGCAGGTGCAGACCTTACCACCTTCCTACCTTCTAAGCCCTGTCAAACAAGTCAAACAGTGTTCAAGTAAAACTGGGACACTGGAAATGCCTCATGAAAAACAGCAACCAACAGTGTCAGGCTGTTGTGAGGGAGAGGAAGAATGAGGGGTCGAGTGAAGTGAGTGCAGGCCTCGAGCAAATACTTCAGATAGCAGAGGAAGAGTCAAATTAAAGCAATGCAGAGTAGTAAAATGTGGAGGTCATTCaggaaaaaattaataattggGATGTACACAATTCATCAATTATATATTATTCATTCACATCATCAATCAGATTAATCAATGAGGTTCTCGCTCAGTTATTGTGCTCCTCCTCTGgataaaatgtaatgttatACAGTAAATTGTATACCACAATAAACTCCAGGCTGCATTTCTCTCCACTGCGCAATAAAGATACCACTGTTCCTCAGTTTGAGAAATACAATCTATGATGGATTAATAATTCATATTCTAATTGAGACCGTACCAGGGGAGGGCAGGGTGGTCGGTCCTGGGAGGAGTAATTCAGTTAAAAGGCCAAACTGCTCCCATCGAAGGAAACCAATTTGTCCCAGGGGCAACTTCACCACTTTATTTGGCAGAGATACAGCGTGCTGAGCAGATATGCTAACCATTCCAAGCTGAGGGGAAATCATTCTAATCTCACAACTCCACACCCACAATGCTTTGTTCCACTTTTGTGATGGACTAACTCAAAACAGAACCAAACAATGAAACTTGGAACAGATTCCCCAACGAGGCTGCGCTCGTGCACAGAACAATGCACCTCTGAAAAGAGTTTGAAAATCCATCCGGTTATATTGGGGTGTGTTCTTTGAAATCTTTATTTTGTTACATGGAAGTTATCAAGGCATTTTAATTACAACTGATGACAGTTTAAGTATGCCTATGACTGCCATCTTGCCTTTGGGCCCCACAACCTCACCCAAAACTGCACAAGTTTTGTGGTTAACCAAAATTTGACATAGTGTGTAAGTATGCAGGGGGCAGAATCCATATAgagaagcgacaaaaacagttCCACTGTTCTTATTATTTAGGCAAAGTCCATAGGTGATATAGGGGCGTATCCAGTCTTAATATAAAAGTTGCCATTGTGTACTTTTCATTATAGAATAAATTACTTTTCAAAGTTTTGTTAAAACTAGATATAAGCTTTTGTGCATGCAGTGATTTCTGTGGTTCACTGTCCACAATGTTATTGTCCAACATTCTTATTTTATAGTTACCAAGCACGCTGATGCCTTGTAAAAACGTTTGGTGCAGAAGTGATCAACAGGAACTTTTTTAGCAATGTTCAGTTTGGTGTTGACTCAACTAGCACCCAAACTGTTGATCTTATTTAGTTGAAAAATAGGGGGGGTTTAAATGACGGAAATGATCTTCTAAACATTTTTGCAGACTAACCGACTGGACTAAGGATGTGTGAATTAAATCTGATTTAAAAGACATAACATTTTACACTTTAATTTCAGCAGCCCTATATGGGACACTATTTCACTAGGCTTTTTTTCCttgttgtttagttttttgagagatgatactGTAAGCAGTGTAGGCAATAAAAATTTTGCTTTTAtccgaaaattaaaccaaattattgtatattattgctcttcaataaaacaaaagtatttcttaaaTCGATGAAATAATTGGTAGAATACttgattaataaaataattgatagctgcagccctaatctagtctcatatcatgttGTCAATATATTGCCCTGATCTACCTAACAGGTCAGCACATGTCAACACATCATCCTGCTGATTCAGTCTGGCCATGTCATCGCTGCTACAGCAGGCTTACGTGCTCGGCCTGCTGTCACTGCAACAagtgtgtgagtctgtgcgcacgtctgtctgtcttctccaCCTCCCTGACACATCCTGTCCTGCTGCCAGCATCAGcatcaccatacacacacacacacacacacacacacacacacacacacacacacacacacacacacacacacacacacacacacacacacacacacacacacacacacacacacacacacacacacacacacacaaaaaaaaaaaaaaaaaaaaaaaaaaaaaaaaaaaaaaaaaaaaaaaaaaaaaaaaaaaaaaaaaaaaaaaaaaaaaaaaaaaaaaaaaaaaacacacaaaaaaaaaaaaaaaaaaaaaaaaaaaaaaaaaaaaaaaaacaaaaaaaaaaaaaaaaaaaaaaaaaaaaaaaaaaaaaaaaaaatggctgttCCTTTCATGAAATATATGACAACACACGTTTCTCCCCTCTGCACACAACAatctccccccccaaaaaaaactctCCTCCCATTACATAAATTTTTGTaacctctaaaaaaaaaaatgtcttgttaATGCCCCCTAACCTAAACACCTAGTACAGTGAATACAGCTTGAGGGATGGAAGCTTGAGGGAGGGGGCTGAGGGTGTGTAAAGAGGCAAGTAACTAAACAATGTTTTGTCGGTCACCTATTAATGACAAAGACAGAATATTCCTCCTGTCTCCACTTTTCATTGGCTCACTACTACTCCTTCCTCTCAatttacatttactttacacagagaaacagaattTACAAAAAGTACAACCAAACACTTTGTGTGCTTAATTTTGGCACTGGTGAAGGGAGAGGCGTTCTCCACAGAGCGGAGTATGATCACActgcagtaaaatgcaacaagAATGTTTAAAATGAGGGCAAACTTCCAGATACACACTTACTATCTCCAACAATTTGTCAATGCTGCTACAGTTAAAGACTGTAGCCTCTTTTGCTCATACACTCTAGCAAACCGATATCAATGCCATAATATTGCATTACTGATGCCCACAgctgaacaaaaaaaagcagcaaacaacATTTATGGCAGTGGACTCATTTCACATAGGCCTTTTTATATTATACCCTCTTACCTGTCCTCATCCACATCCATGGAAATATGGATGCCAAACAGGCTGTTGACAGCAGGAGTGGGCAGGTTGAGGCCATCCCCCAAGAAAGGCTTTACAGCATCTTTCCCTGGCACCACAACAGCACTGGACTCAGGTAGGGCATCAGACTTCTGCCTGCTGTCTTCTGCCTGGTTACTGAAGACGGAGGGAAGGCACGTTGTTGCTCCTCCGTGGGCTCCTTGGGGCTGCTTGACAAGTCCTCCTGTGCCCGGTGCCTGACTTGGCACTCCTGGAGCGGTGTTGGTGGTACTGAGCACTGtggcaggtgcattctggacaCCGCTgtgggaggtggtggtggtggaagaTGCTGGGGCAATGCCTTGAAGGATGGGTGCCATGGTTGACGTATTGCCCACTTGCAGCAGGAGGCCCTGGGCGGAGGCTCCCTCTCCGCCCAGCCCTTGGGCTCCTGGACCAGCAGGGGTGATTAGAGGTGATGGTACCTGGCTGATAGGAGGCCCCACAAGGAGGGTAGACATGGGAAGGTTCTGAGTGCTTGAAACAAAGTGCTGCTGACGAAAGTCTGGCTGGCCTGCTGAGAGGCCAGTAGGATGAGTAGAATAGGCAAACTGCTGGGCCTGCGTGGCGGGAGGCATAATGGGAGACATCTGATGCATGGCACCATGGTGCACACCATTGATGCTGTTAGAGAGGAAGGTCGGGGGAGCAACAGGCTGCATGTTGACCTGAGCCTGAGGTTGCTGTGATGCTGTAGTTGTATACCCTGTGGGCTGGAAGGCACTTGCTCCGCTCCCTATCTGAGGAGCCAAGCTGTAGCCTTGCTGCAGAGGCTCTGAAGGGTGGGAGTAGCCACTGTCCACGGTGTTCTCCAACGCCTGTGTGGAAAAAGCACTGCTAGTGACCACTGAGTTACTTGTGGCCCCTAGCCCACTGTCCCGGTCTATACTGTGATCAAGGGTGACAGTTGGCCTTATGCTATCCACAGTTCGATTAACATTTGAATCTGAGTCTCTCTCGTAAAACTCAGTGCAAGTCCACCTGCCCCGTCTGAAGGGCTCTCCAGTACCATGGTCAAGTTTAATGACCCTGAAACGGGAACTACAGCTGGTGTTAACAGGAGTTGTGTGAGCCACATTGGTAGAGACAGTGGTAGAATTACTGACTGTATTACTGACTGACGGATGGGTGGCTGAGCTCGGAACAAAGGGTTGAGTTGCAGCTGGCACAGGTGCACTTCCTCCTAAATTATGTGGGGTGACACGACCAGTGACCATACTTTTATAACAGAGTCCCCCGTTGACAGGACCTGTAGTGGGCGGCTGGCCCTCGTGAGGCTCTCCTACGTTGTTTAAGGTTTCCTCGGATGAACTCATCTCACACACCCCGAGGTCGGCCCGAGAAACGTCAAATATTTCCGACGACACGTCCTCTGTCCGGGACTCGTCCGGATCGTCCAGGCTCTCGGTGTCGTCGGTGACGCTGCTGGCCGCCACCTGAGCCTGCGTTACACTCGTGATCTGGAAACAACTTTTCTTCTTCGCCGGCATTTTCGACATGTTGACTATATGCGTCAAGTCCGTCTGCTCCCAGATGAAACAAAGTGCTGGACTAATGCCTTGCGAAGTAATTCACAGCTGAGGGATATGACACAGACACGTACCGTCACAGGACGTTTCCATACcgttcctcttcctctctcttgtcTGAGAAAAGTTTCTCAACCGGGGCCAGATCCTGCGAAACTCCCGAAACGCTCCGCGGTGTCCAGTCACAGCACACGGGCGACTGCCGTTCACCTCCTCCGGCCTCTCTGACACCCGGTTGGCCTTCCTTGTGTCCCGGCAGCGGAGTTTCAAAGAGGCCCTTCTCAAAGTTCTTGTTCAGCAGCTGCCACCGGTACTTTAGTCTGAGGCGGGCCCGGTCTCGCAGCCCACTCTTCCCTCTCAGCTGTAGATGTATTTCTCGCTGACTAGCTAAGTTAGCTGATGTTAGCTAGTTTTCCCTACCTCGGTACCAGCATGTGCGACATCATGATGTAAACAAATCCACTGGCTTTCCAAAAAGAACATATAATCCACCGGTAGACAGACAAAACGTCTCAAAGTCGGTAAAGTTTTGCCTCTTGCCGTGTGTACAGCTCACTTTTGGCAGCTGCTACTAGCAGCTAGCTGACAGATAACCACTTTACCACAGCTGCAGTAAGCTAACGGGTGGCTAACTCCTGCCTGCCGCTCTTCCAACCCAACCACTCGACAAGATGGCAAAAGCGAAATGCATCCTGGGTATTAAGGGGAACTAGTTTTCTGTTATctcaaaaaattatattttcaatTCAACGACGCCACAAACTCCTATCTAATCTAATGTACTGCCTAGCAAGTTGGTGAGGCTGTCTACAATTATAAAATAGATACATTAGTTTTACTTGGCTAAAAAAACAATTTCTGTCGCCGACGCCGTCATAGCTTCCGGTTAACGTCCCACCCCCTGTAGgccaatttttttgttttacctaGGATGGCAAAGGCATAGCCCACGGATGTAAGAGAACGGCATGGCAACGTTGGCCCACCCATATAAATTAAATGACCCGCCTACGttccctctgattggctagtactcgttgtcTTCGTTGGTTGGGCTGGTCAGGTTTAGGCAAAAGGAGTGGGATTGGCTAGGGTTAGGTCaaggtaagccaatcagaggcagagtaaggcaaagtagggcgggacatgccttcgccatcctgTGAAAAAAAGGTAGAGGAAGAAATGAGTTCGCCAGCTGTCAACAGATGTTAGTTTTGGGTGATGTAGCGTTTATAATTAGGTGAGTATACATTCGGATATCCTCACGAATTACATACAGTTTACAAGTAAACATTTGTATTTACCGTTGCATTTAGACCTACAGCCATCATATGAAACAACAAACTCGCCTGACAGAAGAAACTGTCTAGCATCTAGCATCTTTTTAACTGATCTCTGTTGAAAAATTCAGTTTCTATTTGGTATTAAAGTCTGAAACATTCATTCTATAAAAGGATACCGCCAAACATTGACATGACAGgagttttgtttttgattgaATCACTTATCTCAGGGATTTTTTTTAGAGCCTGTCCTTTTTATACACTGTTTAGGCTACTTGGCATACTGTTGCTTAACGAAGATGACAAACAACTCATGAATGCAGTCTTTAGAAATGTAGCCTGCAGGTTTGTGTGTGACAGTTTGGTCACTGAGTGTGCACATGTTGAGGTCATCAAGATAAATAAGTTAGTCTAGCTACTCTATTAATCTCAATAAGTAATTGCATcatcacacaaaacaaacatcagGACACTCAAGACAGTATAGAATTAaaacatattattatataagggactgtttgttatttatttaaggagccaccggaggagttttgggacctttagtcaaaattGACATGATCCTCCCCTCACCAATAATAATTtatctatgaccctccaaaacgatttggaaaaaaatgcatgaccctcccccaacaatttattgataCCTTCTATACTGGTTTGCACTTAGCAAATATATACAgattgctgttgtttttttacagaaatCACATAATTGActaaacctctgctttctcatctgacgcatcacactcctctgttatggtgtggtggtggACATTTCAGTATTTATTCACaaacgttgttgtggaaacacaataagcatggaaactaaatgcacacttcctgcattactgcattacttcaaatactaagttactcctctagtaaactagtattcacatgaaataaaacaataaaacattgagaccatccAGCAAAGGAcactgggtaacattcaacacacaaactggttgcaatggactcgtcactaggcttcctccacttcgccgtttaaacaaagtggaataaacgtataaaagtcaaaatctacacaaaacccgcaatcaattagtatgttgacattaaatattttttttactaaagcagtatatgaaatcagatgtattacctaccaccatttagttgtcttgtgttatttaagatatttataaaatatctggtcatgccagatgTAATTATTCcaatcattttttaaacaatgcaattacccgtttcagccaccaggggggcagcTCCCCGTGCcccacagcaaactcatgggtcagacccatctggtagcgaaaGAGGGCTGAGACTGAgggctacatggaaaaatatgcaccaaacatgccactttgaaatttagctgtttctatgaatacaaaagttgggtgacccccccCCACTGGActaaaaaatgttggatgaccctcccctcaacaaagaataaaaagacatgaccctcacctattttcctccggtggtccattccataaataccgaacggttcCTAAGTTATGATAACCTCAAATCTTTAACTACAAACTGAATTAAACTGAAACTAAAATCATGAGCTAAATCATATGTAAAATAGAGGAAATCATCTCACAATGCTGTTGCTGGAAGAAAATCTGATGTATAACCATGTAATGCATAACAATTAAATATTTGTCACATCCAATCAGGCTTAACTCACTTGTCCTATGTGGAAGTCAACTTTCAAGTTCTTAGTCAAAGCACACCTCGCCCATTTAGTGTAAAttcaaatcaattttatttagtgtccaatcataacacaagttatctcaGGGCCCTATTTAACTTTTATAgatcacactctataatttagaGAGACCCAACATTCCCCCATgagcgacagtggcaaggaaaaactcccagaaaactcaAACAGAATAGGCTCTGGGTTGACACCCTTGACCGTAAAGATGGGTCTGAAAGAGCTGAAATACATTGACACACAAACTTTTAAGTACAAGTAAACTTTCCAAAGTAATCGCCAACCAGTAGCATCATCACAGAAAACTGCTTCAGCACAGGCTTGACATCTCTCAGACCAACTAGTGCTAATGTAGACAGAATTTCCAGTACAACATACAAGTATTTTTCTGGTGGCCAGTATTCATATCCAGTCTTGTCCAGGAAGCAGGAAATGCCTCATACACATGGCCCATGACTATGGTGAACCCTAAGGGTaaagcacaaaacaaaacacattcaatTATTAAGAAAAATACACTCCTGTCTAGTATCTAGCATTTCATAATTTGGACTGCATTTTCCTCCCATTCTAACCTTCATTCTTGCATGTGTTTTGTCATTAAAGGCCAACGTACACAATTGTTTTGAGAAGCAGGTAGGATCTCCAGTTTCTTTCTACTCACCCATATATCTTATTTGACTTGCTTCAAAGACTAAAGCTGTATGATCACTGCACCTTCCTTCaactgaatttttttatttgacatttgacCTTTAAAAGGTCCGATGACATgactttttggatgcttttatataggccttagtggtcccctaatactgtatctgaagtctcttttatatagaccttagtggtcccctaatactgtatctga
The Perca fluviatilis chromosome 9, GENO_Pfluv_1.0, whole genome shotgun sequence genome window above contains:
- the tsc22d2 gene encoding TSC22 domain family protein 2 isoform X1, which encodes MSKMPAKKKSCFQITSVTQAQVAASSVTDDTESLDDPDESRTEDVSSEIFDVSRADLGVCEMSSSEETLNNVGEPHEGQPPTTGPVNGGLCYKSMVTGRVTPHNLGGSAPVPAATQPFVPSSATHPSVSNTVSNSTTVSTNVAHTTPVNTSCSSRFRVIKLDHGTGEPFRRGRWTCTEFYERDSDSNVNRTVDSIRPTVTLDHSIDRDSGLGATSNSVVTSSAFSTQALENTVDSGYSHPSEPLQQGYSLAPQIGSGASAFQPTGYTTTASQQPQAQVNMQPVAPPTFLSNSINGVHHGAMHQMSPIMPPATQAQQFAYSTHPTGLSAGQPDFRQQHFVSSTQNLPMSTLLVGPPISQVPSPLITPAGPGAQGLGGEGASAQGLLLQVGNTSTMAPILQGIAPASSTTTTSHSGVQNAPATVLSTTNTAPGVPSQAPGTGGLVKQPQGAHGGATTCLPSVFSNQAEDSRQKSDALPESSAVVVPGKDAVKPFLGDGLNLPTPAVNSLFGIHISMDVDEDRNPSTAFYQAFRPSRLRGSKPVNDSASGASVVAIDNKIEQAMDLVKSHLMYAVREEVEVLKEQIKELYERNSVLERENAVLKSLANTDQLGQLSSQLNQGSSTSPTLQQQYPLVTNNNNNNNTTTTNTPALAHHEGGQSVPQQPNITSA
- the tsc22d2 gene encoding TSC22 domain family protein 2 isoform X2 gives rise to the protein MSKMPAKKKSCFQITSVTQAQVAASSVTDDTESLDDPDESRTEDVSSEIFDVSRADLGVCEMSSSEETLNNVGEPHEGQPPTTGPVNGGLCYKSMVTGRVTPHNLGGSAPVPAATQPFVPSSATHPSVSNTVSNSTTVSTNVAHTTPVNTSCSSRFRVIKLDHGTGEPFRRGRWTCTEFYERDSDSNVNRTVDSIRPTVTLDHSIDRDSGLGATSNSVVTSSAFSTQALENTVDSGYSHPSEPLQQGYSLAPQIGSGASAFQPTGYTTTASQQPQAQVNMQPVAPPTFLSNSINGVHHGAMHQMSPIMPPATQAQQFAYSTHPTGLSAGQPDFRQQHFVSSTQNLPMSTLLVGPPISQVPSPLITPAGPGAQGLGGEGASAQGLLLQVGNTSTMAPILQGIAPASSTTTTSHSGVQNAPATVLSTTNTAPGVPSQAPGTGGLVKQPQGAHGGATTCLPSVFSNQAEDSRQKSDALPESSAVVVPGKDAVKPFLGDGLNLPTPAVNSLFGIHISMDVDEDSASGASVVAIDNKIEQAMDLVKSHLMYAVREEVEVLKEQIKELYERNSVLERENAVLKSLANTDQLGQLSSQLNQGSSTSPTLQQQYPLVTNNNNNNNTTTTNTPALAHHEGGQSVPQQPNITSA